The following DNA comes from Nicotiana sylvestris chromosome 10, ASM39365v2, whole genome shotgun sequence.
ATAAATCACGGTCTCAAGGCTCGAAGCGTTACTTTCATTCAACTTAAAGTAAGGGTCCCGACGACCCCAGTTTATCGGTCCAATCTAGGCTCGATCCAAGGAACGACAAAGGGTTCCACGAGAGGTCGTATTAGTCAATCGAAGGTCAGGAAAAAATACTCACACCGGGGCGCGATATTGGTAGCATCTGATAGAATCATGCATTCAGAGTCTCCATAAATGCAAATAAAATGGAATATAGCAAACATCAAAGACAAAATTGAAAAAACATCTTCACATTCACAAAACTTTGATTGcaaaagcccacaaggggtccttacatatgattacaaaagcccacaagggCTCCTTACGCAGaaacaaagaagagaaaaagtgCACATGTAGTAAAAGACAAGAGCCTAATCTATTCTCAAAGGTTCATCCTCGGCAGCAGCATCTTCGAGTGCCATCTCCTCGAGTATGCATCCTCGGCGGCAACGTCTTCGAGCGCCACCTCCTTAGGGGGCTCATCTCAGTCCTCCAAAAGGGAATCTCCAAGGGAGAAGacgaagaagaggaaagtgaaggGGCGGAAAGGGATGAAAAAATACCGTAGCCCGCCAAAAGGCAATGGCTCTCACTAGGCCAAGAAGATCACGACCTAGTAGAAGACTTGGCGGGTGTGGGCCTCACTTGCACGGCTActttgagtccacttcttggGACATTATTCCATGCAAGCTACCAGCCAAAGGGACCACTTCTACCCATGGAAAGCAAAAGGGGTGAAGTGCCACAACCGACCGGGGAAggaaggtgagcagcggtgtataggcTGAACACCTTCGTAAGTAGCAGTGTATAGTCCAAATACCTTCCCAAGATGGAAGAGATCGGCCTCCCTATCTCCTCGtctcgggccaacaacaacagcAAGTTGGGGTAATCTTGCTCGACAAGGAGGGGCCCCAGAAAAGGGCCATAATATAATTGATGAGAACGTCGCTAGGAAACTTTAAGGTCGTGGGCCTCAGGCATGGGAAACAACAGTGTATGAGAATGGAAGgaagaaatgggagaaaggctgAATGAAGAACACTTGATTAAGTAATTGATTCCAGAAACCCCCATTTATAGAGAAAGGGCAGAGTAACCGGCGGGCACAATCAATACTCTTTTGAAAAACGCAACTGACGACGCCATCAATGTCTTTCAAAGACGTATTGGCAGGcgcaattaatgcatttttgggAACTGAATTGGCGGCAATATTACCGCCTACAAAGACAGGGATTGATTGTGCACTGAAAGACGTTAAAAAGATAAGTTAGCAGGACTCCTCGGTTTCCATAAAGCCTATGTCATAGGTATGGCATCATTGGTATAACACCATCACAGGAAGTCCGAAGAGATGGATGTCAAAACCATTTCTTGTCGTtcctctctaagaaacgcggggaatATATGTATATGGTGAAATatgagggtccaatttctcgccATCAAGGCACTTCggaagatcacctcgaaggctcgagTCCATGGCTGAGTATCCTCCCTCGAGGGACATCGACACTCGACCTCAGAGCAGTGATGATTACGGTaatggtagaaatggggagtttCCAAGGCACACGGTTAGGACTGACAGGGCCTAGTAGACTACTATAAACTTGAATCAGGGCATCATCTAGCTGTCTCATCCCCATATcattgtaattaatgcatttttgtactatgttgggactcccctcctatataaaggggatccttgtcattttgtaaactccggttgcttcagttgctctacatgaaatatacaagaacattctctctactctctaacacattctcttgatattattgtttccatctattatcttcattattgttcatcatttattgcttatcattggccataaagagccttcttgattttattataactgttagtcatatttcgaccaccttcgatagctccaAGCTGAGCTccagaatcgacctcgaggcccccgaatcgacaagctcgaggccctgattGTTAATCTATTGGTTTAGTTATCACCTCATTCTTAACCCTTATctcatttctaagtctcacacATAGCATTATCTGttaacaactagtataaaaaatagatcacgtatttttagaatcccataatcaaatttaattgttattaccattttcatggtaaacaagtGACTTCAACAGCCATTGTAGGATAAAAAATTTCTGACAAACTTATGCTTCTAAGCTCAATAATACTTTATTTTCTATCTTTTGATATTCTTATTACTGTCGTCGGAAGCCTTACTCCCGGAACAATCTATTTGCTATCTTATCTCGATTTCAACGCTAAGTCTTTCATTTCATTTAGTTTATCTATCATTTTGGTATCAAATTGATTTGCTTGTCTATAAACCATgttataaattcaactgtaccattttatgggtaaacagtttggcgcgcACTGTGGGCCTAAACAGTTTGTAATTAAGTTGATCCTTGCATCTATTACTAATCTATTTGATTCTTTGTTTCTTAGCAATAAAACCTTTAAAAATGGAAGACAACGATGTCAACTTCGCACACAATGTTAAGACCCAAGAAAATCTGCCTCAACACAAAGATTCGATCAGTGATACCCGCAACAAGGAGGATGCAACCACGCCTGTCCATGGAGGGAAATATCTACGACACGTTCGGGAGGCAACTCTTGATGATGCTGAAGATGAGCATGTTGCAAAAATGGTGAAGATCCTGGGGGAACAACAAAAGGCTATTATGGGCCATTCAAGATCAGATCATTACATAGTTGAGGCAAGAGTCGACCGTGTTCGAAATAACAGATCGTTGCAAGACAAAGAGATACCAGGCTCCCGAGATTCAACTTAACCTAGACTGTCCGAGTATAATTTCAATGTCAGTGTGGTGGAGCTAGTAATGGCGATGAGGAACATTAAAGAAGAACGGTTCCCCAGGTCGATAAGATCTAATCCTAGCCAGAGGGATCCTAATCTCTGGTGTGAGTATCATGGGACTAATATCCACCGGACTGATTGCCGGCATATGTACGAGGAGGTTGCCACATTGCTGAAAAATGGCCATCTCATAGAGTTCTTAAGCAACCGGGCTAAACATAATTACGCCCGCCACAGGGATAACGCGGAACCCTTGAAGACAGGAGAAAATCCTCCTCGTCTAATGATCAACATGATTTTTGGGGGGAATGAAATTAATGGTGTAACCTTTTTCGTAGCAAAAAAGACAAAGGTATCAGTGACTCATAGCAAAAGACTCCAGGAAGTCGCCGAGGACGATATCACCTTCACGGAGGAGGACATTGATGGGCTCCTATTACCGCACAACGATGCCCTGGTAATTTCTCTTAATGTCTTAGATTTTAAATTAAAATGTGTTTTGGTAGACCCGGGAAGTTCAACCAACATTATTCAATGGAGAGTGCTGGAGCAAGCCAAGCTAACCGGAAGCATCAATCCATCCACAAAGCTCCTCGCCAGGTTCAACTTAGCAAGTGTGACGACCCGAGGGGAGATATCGCTGACCATAAATGCCGAATGGGTCATGAAGACAACCCTGTTTGAAGTAGTAGACGATGACATGGGCTACAACATTATTCTTGGAAGACCATGGCTACACGAGATGAAGGTTGTGCCATCAAGATACCATCAACTTCTGAAATTCCCAACTCCATAAGGAATTAAAGAAATAAGAGAATATCAACCGATGGCAAGGGAGATGAATGCGATCTCAATTTCCAGCAGCAAAGGGAAGGAACATGTAGCATAGCAATTACAGAAACTGACGCCTACTCTCGAGCCAAACGAAGTCGGTAAAGGGAAGGAGCCGTCAGAATCCTATCAAGTACCAAGGTATTTCTAGGTACCGGAAGAAACAAACGCAACCAAATTCATAACGAAAGAACTCAAACAAGTTGTATTGTCCGAGAAGTTCTTAGAAAGGAAGTTCCACTTGGGGAAAAGATTAAACCTTAAGCTCAGGTCATTATTTATAGAATTTCTTAAAATTAATGTTGATTGTTTTACGTGGTCTCATATAGATATGACAAGTATTCCGCTAGAGGTGGCCATGCACAAGTTAAGCCTGGACCCAACATCCCTTCAGTAAGGCAAAAGAAGCACCCGATTTTCTAGGTCAGAAATAGGTtagtcaaagaagaggtaactcgaTTGCTTGATATCGGTTCAATCCGGGAGGTAAAGTATCTCGATTGGCTAGCTAATGTAGTAATAGTtccaaaaaagaataataaattttgtatgtgcgtagattataaggatctGAATATTTCGTGCCCAAAAGACTTGTTCCCattgccaaacattgatcaaatgatgATGAGATAGCCGGGCACGAGTTTATGAGTTTCCTCAATGCCTAtttcgggtacaaccaaataaaAATGAATCTAGAGGATAAGGAAATGACTTCGTTCATAACGAACTTtggcacatattgctataatgtgatgccttTCGGGCTTAAGAACACTGGAGCCACTTATCATAGGCTTGTGAGCAAAATTGTTGAAAAGCaaatagggaaaacaatggaagtttacatagatgatatgttggttaagtctttCAATGCATGTGACCATCTGAAACACCTCCAAGAAACTTTTGACATCCTAAGGAAACACAatatgaagcttaaccccgaaaAGTGTGCATTTGAAGTCAGCTTTGGTAAATTTTTGGGTTTCCTGGTGTCACAAATATAGATCAAAGTCAATCCCGATAAAATTAAAGCCATTGAGGACATTCCTGACCAGCTATCTCAGTCTTCAGAAAAATGCCATCACTTCTTCTcacttctgaagaagaagaacaacttcgcATGGACTTCGGAATGCCAGCAGCCCCTGAAAGACTTGAAAAGGTATTTATCAAaccctctgttactattgaaacAAGAGGAAGCTGAAGAATTTTTAATCTACCTAACGGTCTCGGAGGTAGCGGTAAGTGTCATTCTAAAAGACAAAGGTAAGCAATATCCTATCTATTACATTAGAAAAAATTTAACGCGAGCCAAAATTCGCTACCCACACCTCAAAAAATTagccttagctctcgtagtcaCTGCTCGAAGgcttaggccttattttcaatgccacccgaTAGCCATGGTGACAACTTTTCCCATACGGAATATCCTTCACAAACCTAAATTGTTAGGTCAACTGGCTAAGTGGGCAGCCgaaatgagtgaatttgacaACGAGTATAAACCCAGGACTGCGATGAAATGACAAGTTTTGGccgatttcgtggctgattttagtgtCGGACTGTTGCCTTTGGACACAAAAGAAGTGGTGATGGTGTCAAAAATGACATTAGGAGTCTAGACCTTGTTCATGGATGAGCTTCCAATGTGAAAGGGTTGGGGCTTGGGGTAGTAATAATTATGCCCTCGGGAGAAACCCTGAGGTAGGAAATAAAATTGTTCCCTTGACGAACAATGAAGCCGATTTTGAGACTTTGATTATGGGACTTGAACTGGCCCAGGAACTAGACTCTGAGGTCATTGAAATCAAATGTGATTCCCAACTGGTAGTAAATCAGGAATACGAGATCTTCGACACCAAATAGGAACGCATGCAACAATATGTAGTGAAAGTCCAGGCTTTGCTCGTACGATTCAGGgaatgttcaatcacccacatccCGAGAGAAGAAAATGCATAAGCAGATGCACTAGCCAATCTGGGCTCATCCACAAAAATGAAGGGATCAGATTCTGGTACGGTCGTACAACTCATGCTTTCGGCATTGGATGTGGACGATTATTTTGAAGTAAATGCGACAATTTGGTCTAGGACTAGAGAAATGAAATCATCGACTATCTTGAGCATGTCAAACTACCCAAAGATCCAAAGGCATCTCTGGCACTACGCACTGAAGCAGCTCGTTACAGCTTTAGGGGAGGTCGTTTGTATAGAAAGTATTTCCAAGGCCCGTTGGCTCGATATTTAGGAGCCTCCGATGCTAATTACATCCTGAGAGAAGTTCACGAAGGAATCTGTGGAAATCACTCAAGTGCGGACTCATTAGTGTTAAAGTTAGTTAGGGAAGGATACTATTGGCCCCAAATGGAATAAGACTCTAAGACATTCGTTCAAAAATGCGACAAGTGTCAATGTCACGCGCCGACAGTACATCAACCGGCAGAACTATTGCATTCGGTATTGTCAccttggccattcatgaaatgggggatggacatagtCAGTCCGCTGCCACCTGCTCCCAgtaaggtaagatttcttttgattttaactgattacttgtctaagtgggttgaagcaagtCTTTACCATAAAATCGGCGAGCGCGAAGTGGTTGATTTCTTGTGGGAGAACATATTTTGCAGGTTCAGAATACAAAGAAATATCATGTGACAACGGGCCATAATTTATAGGTGCAAAGGTCACGAAATTCCTTGGAGACTTGCAAATCAAAAGAATCATATTTTTTCCATACCACTTGAGCGCAAATGGCCAAGCGGAATGGACAAATAAGGTGAttattcaaaatctcaaaaagagattggaagcagcCCAAGGCAAATGGCCCGAAAAGTTACTGAGAGTGTTATGGGCATACCAAGAGACGACCAATTCAAGCATGGGAGAGACATCTTTGTCTCTCATATACGGAGAAGAAGCCCTAATCCTGGTGGAAGTGGGAGAACCTACCATGAGATACTTCCGGGCGGACGAATAAGCATACAACGAAGTGTTGTTGGTTAAATTTGAGTTGCTTGACTAATACAGGGACTTGGTGCTTATAATGATGGTGGTCCAACTATAATCGAAAAGCCAATATCCATTATTTCAAAGCGAGAGACTTGGTTTTAATAAAAGTGACTCAAAACAACCGAGAGCTCAATGTAGGGAAGCTGCGTCCGACGTGGGAAGGCCCCTACCGGGTTTCAACTATCACCGAGAAAGGATCATATGAACTAGAAAATCAAGACAGAGTAAAATTGCCGAGAAACTAGAATGTGGCACACCTCAAAAGGTACTATTACTGATGAGCATCGCATATAATGAAAGTgtgtgctgcactctttttctcttattccaGTTTTTGTCCTAATTGGGTTTTTTGGAATGATTTTTAACGAGTCAACAACAGAAAGCATACTACGAAGGAACTG
Coding sequences within:
- the LOC104209979 gene encoding uncharacterized protein, producing MAMRNIKEERFPRSIRSNPSQRDPNLWCEYHGTNIHRTDCRHMYEEVATLLKNGHLIEFLSNRAKHNYARHRDNAEPLKTGENPPRLMINMIFGGNEINGVTFFVAKKTKVSVTHSKRLQEVAEDDITFTEEDIDGLLLPHNDALVISLNVLDFKLKCVLVDPGSSTNIIQWRVLEQAKLTGSINPSTKLLARFNLASVTTRGEISLTINAEWVMKTTLFEVVDDDMGYNIILGRPWLHEMKVVPSRYHQLLKFPTP